The genomic stretch GTCGCGGCGCCCGTCCTCCCCGGCACTGCACCGGACGCCTCCCGGTTCGAGGTGTTCACCTACGACGACCGGATCGTGCGCCAGTTCGTCATCGCGACGACGGTCTGGGGCTTCGTCGGGATGCTGGTGGGCGCGCTGCTGGCGCTCCAGCTGCCCTTCCCCGAGGCCAACCTCGGCGAGTACCTGTCGTTCGGGCGGCTGCGCCCGCTCCACACGAACGCCGTCATCTTCGCCTTCGCCGGCAACGCCATCTTCGCGGCCATCTACTACAGCACACAGCGGCTGTGCAAGGCCCGGATGTTCTCGGACCTGATGAGCAAGGTCCACTTCTGGGGCTGGCAGGCCATCATCGTGAGCGCCGCGATCACGCTGCCGCTCGGCATCACGACCTCGAAGGAGTACGCCGAGCTGGAGTGGCCCATCGACCTCGCGATCACCGTCATCTGGGTCGTGTTCGCGGTCAACTTCTTCGGGACGCTCTACCGGCGCCGCGAGAAGCACATGTACGTCGCGCTCTGGTTCTACATCGCCACCATCGTGACGGTCGCCGTGCTGCACATCGGCAACTCGATGGCGCTGCCGATCTCGCTGACGAAGAGCTACCCGATCTACAAGGGCGTCCAGGACGCGCTCGTGCAGTGGTGGTACGGCCACAACGCGGTCGCCTTCTTCCTGACGACGCCCTTCCTGGGGCTGATGTACTACTTCCTCCCGAAGGCGGCCGAGCGCCCGGTGTTCTCGTACCGGCTCTCGATCGTCCACTTCTGGAGCCTGGTGTTCATCTACATCTGGGCCGGGC from Rubrivirga sp. SAORIC476 encodes the following:
- the ccoN gene encoding cytochrome-c oxidase, cbb3-type subunit I → MSDSSAAVAAPVLPGTAPDASRFEVFTYDDRIVRQFVIATTVWGFVGMLVGALLALQLPFPEANLGEYLSFGRLRPLHTNAVIFAFAGNAIFAAIYYSTQRLCKARMFSDLMSKVHFWGWQAIIVSAAITLPLGITTSKEYAELEWPIDLAITVIWVVFAVNFFGTLYRRREKHMYVALWFYIATIVTVAVLHIGNSMALPISLTKSYPIYKGVQDALVQWWYGHNAVAFFLTTPFLGLMYYFLPKAAERPVFSYRLSIVHFWSLVFIYIWAGPHHLQYTAVPEWAATLGMVFSVMLWMPSWGGMINGLFTLRGAWHKLRDSVVLKMFVVGITFYGMATFEGPMLSIKTVNALSHYTDWNIAHVHSGALGWNGFMTFGMIYWLAPRLWRTPLWSQKLATWHFWIGTIGILLYVIAMYTSGVTQGLMWRAFDDAGRLLYPDFIETVVQIRPMYWVRLIGGTMYLVGVVFMMVNLFMTIRKAPSSLPDPAVAVPRLGGDGHAASSPVLAS